In one Shewanella loihica PV-4 genomic region, the following are encoded:
- a CDS encoding CinA family nicotinamide mononucleotide deamidase-related protein, whose amino-acid sequence MKIEMICTGEEVLSGQIVDTNAAWAANALMDHGIEMQQRITVGDRLDDLVEVFRQRSEHADVILVNGGLGPTSDDMSSEAMAIAKGEPLVECTLWRERIQEWFTRNGRHMPESNLKQAMLPASAIMVDNPVGTACGFRVKLNRAWLFFTPGVPFEFKKMVTEQFIPFVEQIADSHIEVEVQKLLTIGQGESALADKLEGMPLPDGMTLGYRSFMPYIEIKLFARGEAAIGELDRVKAEVLTRLGDAVVGHNVASLAQVIHNGLLASGKRLSIAESCTGGMIANNLVAFAGSSNYLDQGLVTYSNESKVRVLGVKPATLDDHGAVSIATVEEMAKGARGLLDSDYALATSGIAGPDGGSEAKPVGTVAIALATRQGVYSQMLKFPARSRELVRQLSTAVALDMLRRELQESPVLVDYSSYPRFAR is encoded by the coding sequence ATGAAAATAGAAATGATCTGCACCGGTGAAGAGGTGTTATCCGGACAGATAGTCGATACCAATGCGGCATGGGCGGCAAATGCCTTGATGGACCATGGCATAGAGATGCAGCAGCGGATCACGGTAGGCGATAGATTGGACGATCTGGTCGAGGTGTTTCGTCAGCGTAGCGAGCACGCCGATGTCATCCTGGTCAATGGCGGACTCGGCCCGACAAGCGATGATATGTCTTCCGAGGCGATGGCCATTGCCAAGGGCGAGCCCCTGGTCGAGTGCACCCTGTGGCGGGAGCGTATTCAAGAGTGGTTTACCCGTAACGGTCGACACATGCCAGAAAGCAATCTCAAACAGGCGATGTTACCCGCGTCGGCCATCATGGTGGACAATCCTGTGGGCACGGCCTGTGGCTTTCGTGTGAAGCTCAATCGTGCCTGGCTCTTCTTTACTCCCGGTGTGCCTTTTGAGTTTAAGAAGATGGTGACCGAACAGTTCATTCCTTTTGTGGAGCAGATCGCCGATAGCCATATCGAAGTCGAGGTGCAGAAGCTACTGACCATAGGTCAGGGGGAGTCGGCACTGGCCGATAAGCTAGAGGGCATGCCTTTACCGGATGGCATGACCTTGGGCTATCGCTCTTTCATGCCCTATATCGAGATCAAGTTGTTTGCCCGGGGGGAAGCAGCTATCGGCGAATTAGACAGGGTGAAGGCTGAGGTGCTCACTCGTCTAGGCGATGCGGTCGTCGGCCACAACGTTGCTTCACTGGCACAGGTGATCCATAACGGGCTGCTGGCTTCGGGTAAGCGTTTGAGTATTGCCGAGTCCTGTACCGGCGGCATGATCGCTAACAACCTGGTGGCCTTTGCCGGCAGCTCCAATTACCTGGATCAGGGACTGGTGACCTATAGCAACGAGTCTAAGGTACGCGTGTTAGGGGTTAAACCTGCGACTCTGGATGACCATGGGGCGGTCTCTATCGCCACGGTTGAGGAGATGGCCAAGGGCGCCAGAGGCCTGCTGGATAGCGACTATGCGCTGGCGACCAGTGGCATTGCCGGGCCCGATGGTGGCAGTGAGGCAAAGCCGGTTGGCACTGTGGCGATCGCCCTGGCGACTCGGCAAGGTGTCTATAGCCAGATGCTTAAGTTCCCGGCGCGTTCCCGCGAGCTGGTGCGGCAGCTGAGCACGGCTGTTGCCTTGGATATGCTAAGGCGTGAGCTGCAGGAGTCTCCCGTTCTGGTGGACTATTCCTCTTATCCGCGATTCGCAAGATAG
- the ppc gene encoding phosphoenolpyruvate carboxylase — translation MTDMYASLRSNVGTLGQILGDTIRTHMDEPFLDKIEQIRHLAKSSRQGNDTAREQMLTLLAALPDEELVPFAKAFNQFLNLANIAEQFHTISRNCDELVCVPDPVDQLLGRMLNGRIDQDKMLECLQTLDIDLVLTAHPTEISRRTLIQKYSAVVDCLATMENPQLTEREKKQNHLRLRQLIAQIWHTNEIRHERPTPVDEARWGLSTIEASLWQAIPDFLRQLNEQVEERTGKQLPSDIAPIRFSSWMGGDRDGNPFVTAKVTQEVLDRNRHTAARLYLKDVVLLVNELSMEEANEELLALTDNSHEPYRVVLRELRQKLRDTIDYLNARLEGHSPEVDLDSLIWHEDDLKQPLTLLYRSLTESGMSLIANGLLLDMLRRLACFGIHMLRLDIRQDAQRHSDVIAELTRYLGLGDFDHWDEHEKQAFLLRELSGKRPLIPHNWEPSAEVAEVISTVRLIASQSPKALGSYVISMASQPSDVLTVLLLLKEAGCQHPMRVVPLFETLEDLNNAASCISALFAIDWYRGYCKGSQEVMIGYSDSAKDAGVMAAAWAQYSAQEKLVKVCNQADIKLTLFHGRGGTIGRGGGPAHKAILSQPPGSVDGRIRVTEQGEMIRFKFGLPKLAVQSLALYTSAVMEATLLPPPEPKPEWREAMERLASDSVTAYRAIVREEPDFVAYFRAATPEVELGKLPLGSRPAKRRVDGGIESLRAIPWIFAWSQNRLMLPAWLGAGEALQQAADRGELTLLREMEQQWPFFETRISMLEMVYAKAEPNLAKYYETCLVPQELHHLGEALRSRMATGIKVVLELTQSDALMSHTPWNRESVELRNPYIDPLNFLQAELLARTRKEQAGSSNVELALMLTIAGVAAGMRNTG, via the coding sequence ATGACAGATATGTACGCGTCGCTGCGATCCAATGTGGGCACATTAGGCCAAATATTAGGCGATACTATTCGCACACACATGGACGAGCCCTTTTTAGATAAGATTGAACAGATCAGACACCTGGCCAAGAGCTCACGCCAAGGCAACGATACCGCCAGGGAACAGATGCTTACCCTACTGGCCGCCTTACCCGACGAAGAGTTGGTACCATTTGCCAAGGCCTTCAACCAGTTTCTCAACCTGGCCAATATCGCCGAGCAGTTCCATACCATCAGCCGCAACTGTGACGAGCTGGTCTGCGTGCCCGATCCTGTGGATCAACTCCTGGGGCGCATGCTAAATGGGCGCATCGACCAAGATAAGATGCTCGAGTGTCTACAGACACTGGATATCGATCTGGTGCTTACGGCGCACCCAACAGAGATCTCCCGTCGCACCCTGATCCAGAAATACTCCGCCGTGGTCGATTGTCTCGCCACCATGGAAAACCCGCAGCTCACCGAGCGCGAAAAGAAACAGAATCACCTCAGACTCAGACAGCTTATCGCCCAGATCTGGCACACCAACGAGATACGCCACGAGCGCCCAACACCGGTGGACGAAGCCCGCTGGGGACTAAGCACCATAGAGGCGTCACTCTGGCAAGCCATTCCCGATTTTCTGCGCCAGCTCAACGAACAGGTCGAAGAGCGCACCGGTAAGCAGCTGCCCAGCGACATAGCCCCCATTCGCTTCTCCAGCTGGATGGGCGGCGATCGCGACGGCAACCCCTTCGTCACCGCCAAAGTCACCCAGGAAGTATTGGATCGCAACCGCCACACCGCGGCGCGCCTCTATCTCAAGGATGTGGTCTTGCTGGTCAACGAGCTGTCGATGGAGGAGGCCAACGAAGAACTGCTGGCCCTTACAGACAACAGCCATGAACCTTACCGCGTGGTGCTGCGGGAGCTAAGACAGAAGCTACGCGACACCATAGATTATCTAAACGCCCGCCTCGAGGGGCATTCGCCCGAGGTGGATCTCGATAGCCTTATCTGGCACGAGGACGATCTCAAACAGCCTTTGACCCTGCTCTATCGCAGCCTGACTGAGTCAGGTATGAGCTTGATCGCCAATGGCCTGCTGCTGGATATGCTGCGTCGTCTGGCCTGCTTTGGTATCCATATGCTGCGCCTGGATATCCGCCAAGATGCCCAGCGCCATAGCGACGTCATCGCCGAGCTGACCCGTTACCTGGGCCTTGGCGACTTCGACCACTGGGACGAACATGAGAAACAAGCCTTCCTGCTGCGGGAACTGAGTGGCAAACGCCCGCTGATCCCCCATAACTGGGAACCGAGTGCCGAAGTTGCCGAGGTGATCAGCACCGTCAGATTGATCGCCAGCCAGTCGCCTAAGGCCCTGGGCTCCTATGTCATCTCCATGGCGAGCCAGCCGTCGGACGTATTGACTGTGCTCCTGCTATTGAAAGAGGCAGGATGTCAGCATCCGATGCGGGTGGTGCCACTGTTCGAGACCTTAGAGGACCTTAACAACGCCGCCAGCTGTATCTCGGCGCTATTCGCCATCGACTGGTACCGCGGCTACTGCAAGGGCAGCCAGGAGGTGATGATAGGCTACTCAGACTCGGCTAAAGATGCTGGCGTAATGGCGGCCGCCTGGGCACAATACAGTGCGCAGGAAAAACTGGTTAAGGTCTGTAACCAGGCAGACATCAAGCTCACCCTGTTCCACGGCCGTGGCGGCACCATAGGCCGTGGCGGCGGACCAGCTCACAAGGCGATCCTGTCGCAGCCACCGGGCTCGGTAGATGGCCGCATCAGGGTAACGGAACAAGGAGAGATGATCCGCTTCAAGTTCGGCCTGCCTAAGTTGGCAGTGCAGAGCCTGGCGCTATATACCTCGGCCGTGATGGAGGCCACCCTGTTGCCGCCACCAGAACCTAAGCCAGAGTGGCGCGAGGCGATGGAGCGACTCGCCAGTGACTCGGTCACCGCCTATCGCGCCATAGTGCGTGAGGAGCCAGATTTTGTCGCCTACTTCCGCGCGGCAACTCCTGAAGTCGAGCTCGGTAAGCTACCGCTAGGTAGCCGCCCCGCGAAACGTCGGGTGGATGGCGGTATCGAGAGCCTGCGTGCGATCCCCTGGATCTTCGCCTGGTCGCAGAACCGCTTGATGCTCCCCGCTTGGCTAGGCGCCGGCGAGGCGCTGCAGCAGGCTGCCGACCGTGGCGAACTGACCCTGCTAAGGGAGATGGAGCAACAATGGCCCTTCTTCGAGACTCGTATCTCCATGCTAGAGATGGTCTACGCCAAGGCCGAGCCTAACCTGGCGAAGTACTATGAAACCTGCCTGGTGCCGCAAGAGCTACATCATCTCGGCGAAGCCCTACGTAGCCGGATGGCGACAGGGATCAAGGTGGTCTTGGAGCTGACCCAGTCCGATGCCCTGATGTCGCATACCCCGTGGAATCGTGAGTCGGTAGAGCTGCGCAATCCCTATATCGACCCGCTCAACTTCCTCCAGGCCGAACTCCTGGCGCGTACCCGCAAGGAGCAGGCAGGATCAAGCAATGTCGAACTGGCACTGATGCTCACCATCGCCGGTGTGGCGGCGGGCATGAGAAACACGGGTTAA
- a CDS encoding DUF1439 domain-containing protein, producing the protein MRSLALIGVLMLSLTACVSQYSISERQLTNYLNDEMHFEVKEGNRFFGIEMKINDVKVKLGHKADTMAITASSLIKVANPLMPLNATMTAEFEAKPWYDADQHSLYLKDLTLVSLSSNPKDLEQAIGQVSPQIMGFMTHFLETQPVYVLDTQEGNQALVAEMTKRIQVVPGKINLIFKD; encoded by the coding sequence ATGAGAAGCCTAGCCCTAATAGGCGTGCTGATGCTGAGTTTGACTGCATGTGTCAGTCAATACAGCATCAGCGAGCGCCAGCTCACCAACTACCTGAACGACGAGATGCATTTCGAGGTCAAAGAGGGCAATCGCTTCTTTGGCATAGAGATGAAGATCAATGATGTGAAGGTCAAGCTTGGCCACAAGGCCGACACCATGGCGATCACGGCGAGCAGTCTTATCAAGGTGGCCAACCCGCTAATGCCGCTCAATGCCACCATGACAGCCGAGTTCGAAGCCAAGCCTTGGTATGATGCCGACCAGCACAGCCTCTATCTTAAGGACCTTACCCTGGTCAGCCTGAGCTCTAACCCAAAGGATCTCGAGCAGGCCATAGGCCAGGTGAGTCCTCAGATCATGGGATTCATGACCCACTTCCTCGAGACCCAGCCCGTGTATGTGCTCGATACCCAAGAGGGTAATCAGGCGCTTGTCGCCGAGATGACCAAACGTATCCAGGTCGTTCCGGGCAAGATTAACCTTATCTTTAAAGATTAA
- a CDS encoding Hcp family type VI secretion system effector, translating to MYKLAAMGLLALSSFTLNAATDMFLKIDGVDGESLDAQHRNEIDVLAWSWGASSDMRRTCIQDISVTKYVDSASPQLLMNQMSHMQYPRATLTVRKAGGTPLEYIVIELRDVWVSSLSTGGSGGEDRLTENITLNFEELKYQYTPQKADGSGGPAISATITSEKCR from the coding sequence ATGTATAAACTCGCGGCCATGGGCCTATTAGCGCTCAGCTCCTTCACGCTGAACGCGGCTACGGATATGTTTCTCAAGATAGATGGCGTCGATGGCGAGAGCCTGGACGCGCAGCACCGCAACGAGATCGATGTGCTCGCCTGGTCTTGGGGAGCAAGCAGCGATATGCGACGCACCTGCATTCAAGATATCAGTGTGACCAAGTATGTGGATAGCGCCTCACCCCAACTCCTCATGAACCAGATGAGCCACATGCAATACCCTAGAGCGACGCTGACGGTGCGCAAGGCGGGTGGCACACCTCTTGAATATATAGTGATCGAATTACGCGACGTATGGGTCTCTAGCCTGTCTACCGGCGGCTCTGGCGGAGAAGATCGCCTCACCGAGAACATCACCCTAAATTTTGAAGAGCTCAAATACCAATACACACCACAAAAGGCAGATGGCAGCGGCGGACCAGCGATCTCGGCCACCATCACAAGCGAGAAATGCAGATAG